CTCGATCCAAACCAAGTCCGAGATCGTGGCCCCGGTGTACGTCAAGGGGAAGGTCGTCGGCGAGCTCGACATCGACAGCCACACGCCCGCCGCCTTCAGCGCCGATGACCGCCGCCTGGTGGAGCACTGCGCGGAACTGGTGGGTCGCTACCTGGAAAAGACGACCGCATGAGACAGGTCGTCGCCGCGCTGTTCCTGCAGGACAACAAGATCCTCATCTGCCAGCGCACCCGGCATCAGTCCATGCCCCTGAAGTGGGAATTCCCCGGAGGCAAGATCGAGCCGGGCGAGCAGCCCCACGAAGCCCTGGTCCGCGAGCTCGAGGAAGAACTCGGAGTGGTGCCCGTGGTCGGGCCCGAGGTCGCCCGCATCAAGCATACCTACCGCAACGGGGCGGCGGTGAATTTGCGCTTCTACCTGATCGAGAGGTACGAGGGCGAGATCGACAACCGCATCTTCCGGGACGTGCGCTGGGTCGAGCGCCCCGAGCTTCCCACCTACGACTTTCTCGAAGCCGACCTGGAACTGGTTCGCGACCTGGCCACCGGCAAGATCGTTTGAGAGTCATTGCCCCCGCAGGGTGTAGAACCACGCG
This genomic stretch from Terriglobales bacterium harbors:
- a CDS encoding (deoxy)nucleoside triphosphate pyrophosphohydrolase yields the protein MRQVVAALFLQDNKILICQRTRHQSMPLKWEFPGGKIEPGEQPHEALVRELEEELGVVPVVGPEVARIKHTYRNGAAVNLRFYLIERYEGEIDNRIFRDVRWVERPELPTYDFLEADLELVRDLATGKIV